A window of Mytilus edulis chromosome 10, xbMytEdul2.2, whole genome shotgun sequence contains these coding sequences:
- the LOC139491002 gene encoding uncharacterized protein → MFTFVIMTEKIAFVFICFFFCCTFLFVGTTAVSCTPAGNDPHLCGDLEDVTQCIMYPSKVINCTAKKKWPFCDVTRKICVKIGTRCKPKCCDKWTMINGKCSIKAGQHDTTDDKTDDVKHSIKVTAPTIVILVVVAVMLVILIVLVALIKLGKAGQYLTRSRSPHVRQRSIQRTQENATVFTVYNNEPPPYDVVVNSNLPEYSPRDIPPLYKEKEDTQR, encoded by the exons ATGTTCACCTTTGTTATAATGACAGAGAAAATtgcgtttgtttttatttgtttctttttctgctgtacatttcttttcgttgg GACAACAGCAGTTAGTTGTACACCTGCTGGAAACGATCCACATCTTTGTGGAGATTTAGAAGATGTAACACAGTGTATTATGTATCCAAGCAAAGTCATAAATTGCAC CGCAAAAAAGAAATGGCCATTTTGTGATGTGACGAGAAAGATTTGTGTTAAAATTGGTACTAGATGTAAACCAAAATGCTGTGATAAATGGACGATGATAAATGGCAAATGTTCAATTAAAGCAG GTCAGCATGACACGACAGATGACAAGACGGATGATGTAAAACACAGCATTAAAGTTACAGCACCGACGATTGTTA TTCTAGTTGTAGTCGCAGTGATGTTGGTTATTTTAATCGTGTTGGTGGCTTTGATTAAACTCGGAAAAGCAGGCCAATACCTGACCCGTAGCAGATCGCCACATGTCAGACAAAGATCTATCCAAAGAACACAAGAAAACGCAACTGTGTTTACAGTTTACAACAACGAACCACCACCGTATGATGTTGTCGTTAATTCAAATCTTCCAGAATATAGTCCACGTGATATACCACcattatataaagaaaaagaagacACACAAAGATGA
- the LOC139491001 gene encoding uncharacterized protein isoform X1, translated as MIGVTSSDHVWKHILMVVLCSFTLYSGVNSISCSDKNSDDNNRCDKIIPGGRRCYLLTQNSFVCGKGQMFCKVNRTFCFPYRSICTPQCCDDWKEDSEHRCTVNLLSGSMPEVHVGVDRTSVSTVISATVVGLLFIVLAIMAFAMFRVCKARRNLRGRLQRNIRGSATNMQNYNSSIFTVYNNEPPPYDVVENSKLPEYTLHDNPPSYEDNDQATGDSQLPVSISEQRNVNNELNSNRRIYTLGHLPEPAQNNPKSISE; from the exons ATGATTGGAGTTACGAGTTCAGATCATGTCTGGAAACACATTTTAATGGTAGTTTTGTGCTCTTTTACGTTATATTCAGG ggTTAATTCAATAAGTTGTAGTGACAAGAACTCCGATGATAACAACCGCTGTGATAAGATCATTCCCGGAGGTAGAAGATGCTACTTATTGACACAAAATTCATTTGTTTGCGG AAAAGGTCAGATGTTTTGCAAGGTTAATAGGACATTTTGTTTCCCATATCGATCAATATGTACACCACAGTGCTGTGACGACTGGAAAGAGGACTCGGAGCATCGCTGTACAGTGAATTTAC TTTCAGGTTCTATGCCCGAAGTGCACGTGGGAGTTGATCGGACTAGCGTTTCAACTGTTATaa GTGCCACTGTTGTTGGTTTATTATTCATTGTCCTTGCTATTATGGCATTCGCCATGTTTAGAGTATGTAAAGCCCGCCGAAATTTACGTGGTCGATTGCAAAGGAACATTCGAGGAAGTGCGACCAATATGCAAAATtacaattcttcaatatttacAGTGTATAACAATGAACCACCACCGTATGATGTTGTAGAAAATTCGAAACTACCAGAGTATACCCTACATGACAATCCACCAAGCTATGAGGACAATGATCAAGCGACAGGGGACAGTCAACTACCAGTTTCAATTTCTGAACAGAGAAATGTTAACAACGAACTTAATAGCAATAGACGCATTTACACTTTGGGACATTTACCAGAACCTGCTCAAAATAACCCTAAATCCATCTCCGAATAA
- the LOC139490999 gene encoding uncharacterized protein, with the protein MCLSIYCRSPRAYEDLAKSGFMVLPSKCLLQTYKNRVQHEPGIQKDILHWMKNEALAQNIGLGGYEGGIMLDEMSIQEDLELRKKGNSFEIIGFNEGLDETNYMKTLCSGKESLQLASHVLQLLFLGHTGFRFPFAHYPTTQVTPSEMLLIFWQSVKMLGLFGFTVTYVSLDGAQYNRDFMKILIDGKTSETMFSMSIKNIYDSSKPNIHVIMDYSHVMKKIRNNISKSGLLNTHKKVLKFESNHIFWEHWYKAYQWDIAVNPFKIYQQLTMEHFFLTSQSKMRNKLAEDVLNENMLHLMQCYQMSLKEKGDELNSSIEFLKKTSVLTKNFRDQRPICQYSDKRLDENREVLNWFRAWEASIKQSTEIKDKEKCLLSFQTREDLTSLLVGFDEMCKDRFQRISSSIIPNRINSDVLENIFSQQRGLHNGANTNPTYLTYSRTMNTIILGEGSISRKSNTGGLSNCTTTNIYTTGTSKETCSEPCKKIRKQ; encoded by the coding sequence ATGTGTTTATCAATTTACTGTCGTTCTCCTCGTGCATATGAAGATCTTGCAAAAAGTGGATTTATGGTTCTTCCGTCCAAGTGTTTACTCCAAACGTATAAAAACAGAGTGCAGCATGAACCTGGAATACAAAAAGACATTTTACATTGGATGAAAAATGAGGCTTTAGCCCAAAATATTGGATTAGGTGGCTATGAAGGCGGGATTATGTTGGATGAGATGTCCATTCAGGAGGACTTAGAACTTCGCAAAAAAGGCAACTCATTTGAAATTATTGGCTTTAATGAGGGACTTGATGAAACAAACTATATGAAAACTCTTTGCAGCGGTAAGGAAAGTCTTCAACTAGCTTCCCATGTGTTGCAACTTTTGTTTTTAGGACATACAGGTTTCAGGTTCCCTTTTGCACATTATCCGACGACACAAGTCACTCCATCTGAAATGCTGTTAATATTTTGGCAATCAGTAAAAATGCTAGGATTGTTTGGTTTCACAGTAACATATGTTAGTCTTGATGGTGCTCAATACAACAGAGACTTCATGAAGATATTAATTGATGGTAAGACATCAGAAACAATGTTTTCAATGAGTATTAAGAACATATATGACAGTTCAAAACcaaatatacatgttataatggaCTATTCCcatgttatgaaaaaaattcgGAACAACATATCTAAAAGCGGTCTTCTCAATACTcacaaaaaagtattaaaatttgaATCAAATCATATTTTTTGGGAGCACTGGTACAAGGCATACCAATGGGACATAGCTGTGAACCCATTCAAAATTTATCAGCAGTTAACTATGGAACACTTTTTTCTCACATCTCAATCAAAGATGCGGAATAAACTAGCTGAGgatgttttaaatgaaaatatgctTCATTTAATGCAATGCTACCAAATGTCACTGAAAGAAAAAGGAGACGAGCTAAACAGTAGCattgaatttctaaaaaaaacttcTGTACTTACAAAAAATTTTAGGGATCAACGTCCCATATGTCAGTATTCTGATAAAAGACTTGATGAGAACAGAGAGGTCCTGAATTGGTTCAGAGCTTGGGAGGCTAGTATTAAGCAAAGTACTGAAATCAAAGATAAAGAGAAGTGCCTATTATCATTTCAAACCAGGGAGGATCTTACCTCACTTCTGGTGGGTTTTGATGAAATGTGTAAAGATAGATTTCAACGCATATCCTCATCAATTATTCCAAATCGAATTAACAGTGATGTTTTAGAAAACATATTTTCTCAACAAAGGGGTCTACACAATGGAGCAAATACCAATCCTACTTACCTAACATACAGTAGAACCATGAACACTATTATACTTGGTGAAGGTTCAATATCAAGAAAATCAAATACAGGTGGACTGTCAAACTGTACCACAACAAACATCTATACAACTGGAACTTCCAAGGAGACATGTAGCGAGCCCTGCAAGAAAATCAGGAAACAATAA
- the LOC139491001 gene encoding uncharacterized protein isoform X2, with protein MIGVTSSDHVWKHILMVVLCSFTLYSGVNSISCSDKNSDDNNRCDKIIPGGRRCYLLTQNSFVCGKGQMFCKVNRTFCFPYRSICTPQCCDDWKEDSEHRCTVNLRSMPEVHVGVDRTSVSTVISATVVGLLFIVLAIMAFAMFRVCKARRNLRGRLQRNIRGSATNMQNYNSSIFTVYNNEPPPYDVVENSKLPEYTLHDNPPSYEDNDQATGDSQLPVSISEQRNVNNELNSNRRIYTLGHLPEPAQNNPKSISE; from the exons ATGATTGGAGTTACGAGTTCAGATCATGTCTGGAAACACATTTTAATGGTAGTTTTGTGCTCTTTTACGTTATATTCAGG ggTTAATTCAATAAGTTGTAGTGACAAGAACTCCGATGATAACAACCGCTGTGATAAGATCATTCCCGGAGGTAGAAGATGCTACTTATTGACACAAAATTCATTTGTTTGCGG AAAAGGTCAGATGTTTTGCAAGGTTAATAGGACATTTTGTTTCCCATATCGATCAATATGTACACCACAGTGCTGTGACGACTGGAAAGAGGACTCGGAGCATCGCTGTACAGTGAATTTAC GTTCTATGCCCGAAGTGCACGTGGGAGTTGATCGGACTAGCGTTTCAACTGTTATaa GTGCCACTGTTGTTGGTTTATTATTCATTGTCCTTGCTATTATGGCATTCGCCATGTTTAGAGTATGTAAAGCCCGCCGAAATTTACGTGGTCGATTGCAAAGGAACATTCGAGGAAGTGCGACCAATATGCAAAATtacaattcttcaatatttacAGTGTATAACAATGAACCACCACCGTATGATGTTGTAGAAAATTCGAAACTACCAGAGTATACCCTACATGACAATCCACCAAGCTATGAGGACAATGATCAAGCGACAGGGGACAGTCAACTACCAGTTTCAATTTCTGAACAGAGAAATGTTAACAACGAACTTAATAGCAATAGACGCATTTACACTTTGGGACATTTACCAGAACCTGCTCAAAATAACCCTAAATCCATCTCCGAATAA
- the LOC139490998 gene encoding uncharacterized protein — translation MQFSRNVNNNMDSGQDLAKKLICNGHNLVLTGQGGTGKTHTIKSCFEQLKLLGKCVQLTCYTGIACRQYPSSIGATTLHRFCGLEDGRHNNNDLLNLISFDERFLITKCRITETDVLIIDEVSMVSKKIFEQVEFICRKIKNPALYFGGIQVVLSGDFFQLPPIRDELYGDYGHYCFESNFFINLFPHRINLSKIYRQNETSLSNAVSELEKGEPSEETNLFIKSLNRDIEIPDGEPVVKLFSRNLDVDFFNCDKLETLNEYPLHCFPSKDEGDHFYLKKMLAPKHLGLKISAPVMLLVNLSDKLVNGLIGRVQKIHEHEIQVQFVLDGKNESVAITKYTFTKYDPVDKKCIAKRIQFPIKLAFAITIHKSQGMTIPYLEIDCKNSNQPGQVGVAVGRAKLISGLKVTNYKSSSIKRHPEAVYQFYRLCEVPYMINFENVCCKIAFKEDNITEVHMNVENFTESDSDIEKSEFFLNFLNELDHTYTCTSSEQILDLNTVFNEACQDFIDTPEENNAETSKNKLLEKESFLMKWLKVQNDKVLEMFNTCSKEQMTFKQKMFTEFYTKFNMYLKSSEFESSVKPLIHENKFGKQILVAVMFLIQKRVLRDASDSLQSTGQSVQINCPINMEISAGGRGKIRYIGGYVIAKCRYKLTKTIQNNLFVPGLVPEVRQLKFRVNILDEMIVSASEITNESIYEETLEETKRKQNLSEGLTNIHDKIFEFFESLELKVRTLLCYKNLQHHRKELFKFAQNEILSDNALLEEFCLKYCYVRTAVETEEEEQDDMSILLEMGEKLVNTCVHLEIIFKFIVNLFLNVSIAQFRKDYLTAIRREKSKALRKKVMEKTEKKKGVKTIDMNFLMTDTSENKIVSHLGLKSMSLQNEKFYLEFTKKDLIKILKAYGVNLSMSKKKPELGQVLAEKLNENSAMPNYCIFKDSSTCTDKEIHHPDTIVEMPETEISAPSATVAVSDKSMTQSQEDAQIHVHQDNTTQTTTHLPSQSVVTEPDSASVFVTTDCTTQASSSKRKGNKKTTRKQTSKAKGRQGKRGIGRKLKQTTPLPDSSDENCGICGKPEKSEEDWICCDICSIWYHRDCVGLEDETSWLTCSNPDAVYTCPMCV, via the coding sequence ATGCAATTTTCCCGCAATGTAAACAACAACATGGATTCAGGACAGGATTTGGCTAAAAAACTTATTTGCAATGGACATAACCTTGTTTTGACAGGTCAAGGGGGAACAGGAAAAACACACACAATTAAATCATGTTTTGAGCAATTGAAATTATTAGGAAAATGCGTCCAATTGACATGCTACACAGGAATAGCCTGCAGACAGTACCCCTCATCCATAGGTGCTACAACATTACACAGGTTTTGTGGACTAGAAGATGGTCGACATAATAACAATGACTTGTTAAATTTAATCAGTTTTGATGAAAGATTTCTAATTACAAAATGCAGAATTACTGAAACAGATGTATTAATTATTGATGAAGTTTCAATGgtgtcaaaaaaaatatttgaacaagTAGAATTTATTTGTCGAAAAATCAAAAATCCAGCATTATATTTTGGAGGAATCCAAGTTGTCCTTAGTGGTGATTTTTTTCAGCTGCCACCAATACGTGATGAACTGTATGGAGATTATGGCCATTATTGCTTTGAAagcaatttttttataaatttatttcctcaCAGAATTAATCTCAgtaaaatttatagacaaaatgagACATCTCTATCAAATGCTGTGTCAGAATTAGAAAAAGGCGAACCATCCGAAGAAACCaatctatttataaaatctttaaatagaGACATAGAAATTCCAGACGGTGAACCGGTTGTAAAATTATTTTCTAGAAACCTTGATGTTGACTTCTTCAATTGTGATAAATTAGAGACATTGAATGAATACCCCCTGCATTGCTTCCCATCTAAAGATGAAGGggatcatttttatttaaaaaaaatgctggcACCCAAACATTTAGGGTTGAAAATATCAGCACCTGTTATGTTGTTAGTAAATTTAAGTGACAAATTGGTCAACGGACTTATAGGGAGAGTGCAAAAAATACATGAACATGAAATACAAGTACAATTTGTACTCGATGGAAAAAATGAGAGTGTTGCTATTACCAAGTATACTTTCACAAAATATGATCCAGTTGACAAAAAATGCATTGCCAAAAGAATTCAGTTTCCAATTAAACTGGCGTTTGCAATAACAATCCATAAATCTCAGGGCATGACAATTCCTTATTTGGAAATTGATTGCAAAAATTCAAACCAACCAGGACAAGTTGGTGTGGCAGTAGGCCGAGCTAAATTAATCAGTGGACTAAAAGTGACCAACTATAAATCATCCAGTATAAAAAGACATCCTGAGGCAGTATACCAGTTTTATCGTTTATGTGAGGTTCCCTACATGatcaattttgaaaatgtatGTTGTAAAATTGCGTTCAAAGAAGATAATATTACAGAAGTACATATGAATGTAGAGAATTTTACAGAATCTGATTCAGACATTGAAAAAAGTgagttttttctcaattttttaaatGAGTTGGAccatacttatacatgtacaagtagTGAGCAAATTTTGGACCTCAACACAGTTTTTAATGAAGCTTGTCAAGATTTCATAGACACTCCTGAAGAAAATAATGCAGAAACTTCAAAGAATAAACTTTTGGAAAAGGAATCTTTTCTAATGAAATGGTTGAAGGTGCAAAATGATAAGGTACTAGAGATGTTCAACACTTGTTCAAAAGAACAGATGACTTTTAAGCAAAAAATGTTTACTGAATTTTATACTAAGTTCAATATGTACCTAAAATCATCAGAATTTGAAAGTTCAGTTAAACCATTGATTCATGAAAACAAGTTTGGGAAGCAAATTTTGGTAGCAGTtatgtttttaattcaaaaacgGGTGTTAAGAGATGCCTCAGATTCTCTCCAGAGCACGGGTCAATCAGTTCAAATTAACTGTCCTATAAATATGGAAATATCTGCAGGAGGGAGAGGGAAAATCCGATATATTGGTGGATATGTCATTGCAAAGTGTCGATATAAACTTACAAAAactatacaaaataatttatttgttccTGGGTTAGTACCAGAGGTTAGACAATTGAAATTCAGGGTTAACATTTTAGATGAAATGATTGTGTCTGCATCAGAAATTACAAATGAATCAATATATGAGGAGACTTTAGAGGAGACCAAAAGAAAGCAAAATCTATCAGAAGGTCTGACAAacattcatgacaaaatttttgaATTCTTTGAGAGTCTTGAATTAAAAGTTAGAACTCTTCTTTGTTACAAAAACCTTCAACATCACAGAAAAGAACTGTTCAAATTTgctcaaaatgaaattttatctGACAATGCACTACTTGAGGAATTTTGCTTAAAATATTGTTATGTAAGGACAGCAGTAGAAACTGAGGAGGAAGAGCAAGATGATATGAGTATTTTATTAGAAATGGGAGAAAAATTAGTAAACACCTGTGTGCATTTggaaattatatttaaatttattgtgAACCTTTTTCTAAATGTTTCTATAGCCCAGTTTAGGAAGGATTACTTGACAGCCATAAGAAGAGAGAAAAGTAAAGCATTGCGTAAAAAGGTTATGGAaaaaactgaaaagaaaaaaGGAGTTAAAACAATTGATATGAATTTTCTTATGACTGAcacatctgaaaataaaattgtctcaCACCTTGGACTAAAATCTATGTCATTACAGAATGAAAAATTCTATTTAGAATTCACAAAGAAAGATTTGATTAAAATCTTGAAAGCATATGGAGTGAATTTATCAATGAGTAAGAAAAAACCAGAATTGGGACAAGTATTGGCTGAAAAGTTGAATGAGAATAGTGCTATGCCAAATTATTGCATTTTCAAAGATTCTAGTACATGTACAGACAAAGAGATACATCATCCTGATACAATTGTTGAAATGCCAGAAACAGAAATAAGTGCACCCAGTGCAACAGTTGCAGTGTCTGATAAAAGTATGACACAATCTCAAGAAGATgcacaaatacatgtacaccaaGATAACACAACTCAAACTACAACTCATTTACCTTCTCAGAGTGTTGTTACTGAACCTGACAGTGCAAGTGTTTTTGTCACAACTGATTGCACCACCCAAGCAAGTTCATCAAAGAGGAAAGGTAATAAGAAAACTACAAGAAAGCAAACAAGTAAAGCCAAAGGTAGACAGGGGAAAAGGGGTATAGGAAGAAAGTTGAAACAAACAACACCACTTCCAGATTCCTCAGATGAGAATTGTGGTATTTGTGGAAAACCTGAAAAATCTGAGGAGGACTGGATTTGCTGTGATATATGCTCTATTTGGTATCATAGAGACTGTGTCGGATTAGAAGATGAAACCAGTTGGCTGACGTGTTCCAATCCTGATGCTGTATATACTTGTCCAATGTGTGTTTAG